In one window of Primulina tabacum isolate GXHZ01 chromosome 8, ASM2559414v2, whole genome shotgun sequence DNA:
- the LOC142553124 gene encoding uncharacterized protein LOC142553124 — MNFIYALTGWERSAADARVLRDALTRDDSLKVPRGCYYLCDNGYANVEGFLTPYRRVRYHRDAWGNRALGPQNYKELFNWRHSQARNVIERAFGLLKKRWAILRSPSFYPLKTQNRIVMACILLHNFIRSQMSTDPMEEVDEDVGSPGHDADDDFITSFESSGEWDTWRENFALSMWSN; from the exons ATGAACTTTATCTATGCGCTTACTGGGTGGGAGAGATCCGCAGCAGATGCTAGAGTTTTAAGAGATGCATTGACTCGCGATGATTCACTGAAAGTTCCCAGAG GTTGTTATTACCTATGTGACAATGGGTACGCAAATGTCGAGGGATTCTTAACTCCGTACAGGCGAGTTAGATATCATAGGGATGCTTGGGGAAACCGTGCACTTGGACCACAGAATTACAAGGAGCTTTTCAATTGGAGGCATTCTCAAGCTCGCAACGTTATTGAAAGAGCGTTTGGGTTGTTGAAAAAGAGATGGGCTATCCTTCGTAGTCCATCATTCTACCCGCTGAAAACACAAAACAGAATTGTAATGGCTTGCATTCTATTACACAACTTCATTCGCTCACAGATGTCAACTGATCCTATGGAAGAAGTCGATGAGGATGTTGGTAGTCCAGGTCATGACGCCGATGATGATTTCATTACTAGTTTTGAGTCCTCCGGTGAATGGGATACTTGGAGAGAGAACTTTGCATTGTCAATGTGGAGCAACTAA